From Solea solea chromosome 20, fSolSol10.1, whole genome shotgun sequence, one genomic window encodes:
- the LOC131447844 gene encoding protein TMEPAI-like → MDISELELVQIIIILLVMTLVVVMIICLLSHYWLPALALISRFSHSQRDQATQTVLHSRLHSDLPPFMQQQQRRERQQQQLYRLQPTFPYLQQEIIDLPPVICLSDGEELLPYKGPCSLQLRDPEQQLELRRATVRAPPNRTVFDIDLVDIYAHRKSAPEPGGDDPGVKMEDPPPSYSEVMLDRSTLRADGRSEHDGSLTDVHTDSTDSYS, encoded by the exons ctgaaCTGGAGTTGGTtcagataataataatcctcCTGGTGATGACCCTCGTCGTAGTCATGATCATCTGTCTTCTCAGCCATTATTGGCTGCCGGCCTTGGCCTTGATCAGCAGGTTCAGCCACAGTCAGAGAGACCAGGCTACACAGACG GTGCTGCACAGCCGTCTCCACAGCGACCTGCCGCCcttcatgcagcagcagcagcggcgcgagcggcagcagcagcagctgtatcgCCTGCAGCCCACCTTTCCGTACCTGCAACAGGAAATCATCGACCTCCCTCCCGTCATCTGCCTGTCAGACGGCGAGGAGCTGCTCCCTTACAAAGGCCCCTGCAGTCTACAGCTGCGGGACCCcgagcagcagctggagctgcGGCGAGCGACGGTGCGCGCTCCGCCAAACCGGACTGTGTTTGACATCGACCTCGTGGATATTTACGCGCACAGAAAGAGCGCGCCGGAACCCGGCGGTGACGACCCCGGTGTCAAAATGGAGGATCCGCCGCCGTCCTACAGTGAGGTGATGTTGGACCGCTCCACACTGCGTGCGGACGGCAGGTCAGAACATGACGGCTCACTGACGGACGTTCACACTGACAGCACTGACTCGTACAGCTGA